A single region of the Arthrobacter sp. PAMC25564 genome encodes:
- a CDS encoding restriction endonuclease subunit S, with amino-acid sequence MNGWRFSPLVDLVQERQISYGVVQPGNDSATGIPIVRVKDVRNGIIDTSSPMRVAEEISRAHSRTTLVGGELLLTLVGTVGESAVVPESLAGWNVARAIAVIRPEGVSSRWLQLCFESPKTIESIRGVLNTTVQATLNLSDLKQIPIPIPPEPIRLGIEEVVRALDDKIAANTTLAGTAEKLAATEFHRRVGHLPFSQQAFGDLAKVSGGGTPSTSIPEFWSGDVLWATPTDVTALKGPYLSATSRRISDAGLAACASELYPPGAILMTSRATIGAFALAQEPMAVNQGFIVVQPHDPDLRFWFFHEMRSRVEEFISLANGATFLELSRGNFKKFKVRLAEPHVMEQFVALAEPLHAAAANALSENAKLAATRDALLPQLMSGKLRVKDAEALVAAAV; translated from the coding sequence GTGAACGGCTGGCGCTTCAGCCCCTTGGTGGACCTCGTGCAGGAACGACAGATCTCGTATGGAGTTGTCCAGCCAGGGAATGACTCGGCCACCGGCATCCCGATTGTTCGAGTGAAAGACGTCAGAAACGGGATTATCGATACGTCGAGTCCGATGCGAGTTGCCGAGGAGATCTCGCGGGCACACAGCCGTACGACGCTTGTAGGCGGCGAGCTTCTACTTACGCTGGTGGGAACGGTTGGCGAATCGGCAGTGGTTCCGGAGTCGTTAGCCGGGTGGAATGTAGCTCGAGCGATTGCCGTAATCCGTCCCGAAGGTGTCAGCTCCCGATGGTTGCAACTCTGCTTCGAATCACCCAAGACGATCGAATCGATCCGCGGTGTCCTAAACACAACCGTTCAAGCCACTCTGAACCTATCCGATCTCAAGCAGATCCCCATTCCAATACCACCAGAACCCATAAGGCTCGGTATTGAAGAAGTAGTGAGGGCCCTCGACGACAAGATCGCCGCCAACACGACGCTTGCTGGAACGGCTGAAAAGCTTGCGGCCACTGAATTTCATCGACGCGTTGGCCATCTACCCTTCTCCCAGCAAGCATTTGGAGATCTTGCAAAGGTGAGCGGTGGCGGCACCCCGAGTACTTCTATCCCAGAATTCTGGAGTGGGGACGTGTTGTGGGCGACTCCCACTGACGTGACTGCGCTCAAGGGGCCATATCTGTCCGCTACATCACGCCGGATTTCCGACGCGGGACTGGCGGCATGTGCTTCCGAACTCTACCCGCCGGGAGCGATTCTCATGACCTCACGGGCCACCATTGGCGCCTTCGCGCTGGCCCAGGAGCCGATGGCTGTCAATCAGGGGTTCATCGTCGTGCAGCCTCACGACCCGGATCTTCGTTTCTGGTTCTTCCACGAAATGCGGAGCCGCGTGGAAGAATTTATTTCGTTGGCAAACGGAGCAACGTTTCTTGAATTAAGCCGTGGCAATTTTAAGAAGTTCAAAGTGCGGCTTGCCGAGCCGCACGTCATGGAGCAGTTTGTCGCCCTGGCGGAGCCACTTCATGCGGCAGCCGCAAACGCGCTTTCGGAGAACGCCAAATTGGCCGCCACCCGCGACGCGCTCCTCCCCCAACTCATGTCCGGCAAACTGCGGGTCAAGGATGCGGAAGCGCTGGTCGCCGCCGCAGTGTGA